One stretch of Oncorhynchus keta strain PuntledgeMale-10-30-2019 unplaced genomic scaffold, Oket_V2 Un_contig_28553_pilon_pilon, whole genome shotgun sequence DNA includes these proteins:
- the LOC127923144 gene encoding vacuolar protein sorting-associated protein 37A-like, producing MNWLFPSSKGSGPLPPLNSLQQQRQRQIESLKAAHSSLAEIQKDVEYRIPFTVNNSTISVNILLPPQFPQEKPAVSVYPPVGHHLVDSNNGTMVTSPLITNFGMHSDLGKVIQSLLDEFWKSPPVLTSGPTGFPYNMYKPSGMPPYPTQSFHYGLRPVGPTPPPMPHAGVEGAHGHCPPWAAAPVYGLITDLPLPVPTADSQAGLNGHMYKMPEIPETFPELSEMSASQLKDMSEQEDVLLELFVCLPQLKQVTTDKEELVNSIVDMAKKNLQLEPQLEGTRQEMLFKYEQLTQNKSAFETKMQRQHDISESCSLSALQARLKVAAHQAEEESEETAESFLEGKTDIDDFLANFMEKRTLCHSRRAKEEKLQQSINTHGQFPSSH from the exons ATGAACTGGCTTTTCCCCTCATCCAAGGGTTCCGGACCTCTCCCACCTCTTAATAGCTTGCAGCAACAAAGACAACGGCAGATCGAGTCTCTCAAAGCTGCCCACTCCAG TTTAGCCGAGATCCAGAAAGATGTGGAGTACAGAATCCCTTTCACAGTCAACAACTCAACCATCAGCGTCAACAT CTTGCTTCCGCCTCAGTTTCCCCAGGAGAAACCAGCAGTCAGTGTGTACCCTCCAGTAGGACATCACCTGGTAGACAGCAACAATGGCACCATGGTTACCAGCCCCCTCATTACCAAT TTTGGAATGCATTCAGATCTGGGCAAAGTCATCCAGAGTCTCCTGGATGAGTTCTGGAAGAGTCCACCGGTCCTGACGTCTGGCCCCACCGGCTTCCCTTA TAACATGTACAAGCCGTCGGGGATGCCTCCCTACCCCACACAGAGCTTCCACTATGGGCTGCGCCCCGTGGGCCCCACCCCGCCCCCCATGCCCCACGCGGGTGTAGAGGGAGCTCACGGTCACTGCCCTCCCTGGGCAGCAGCCCCTGTCTACGGCCTCATCACAGACCTGCCTCTCCCCGTACCCACCGCAGACTCCCAG GCTGGGTTGAACGGCCACATGTACAAGATGCCTGAGATTCCTGAAACATTTCCTGAGCTGTCTGAAATGAG TGCGTCCCAGCTGAAGGACATGAGTGAGCAGGAGGACGTGCTGCTGGAGTTGTTTGTGTGCCTGCCCCAGCTCAAACAGGTCACCACTGACAAGGAGGAGCTGGTCAACAGCATTGTGGACATGGCCA AGAAGAACCTGCAGCTGGAACCTCAGCTGGAGGGGACGAGACAAGAAATGCTGTTCAAG TACGAGCAGCTAACCCAGAACAAATCGGCCTTTGAGACCAAGATGCAGAGACAGCATGACATCAGTGAG AGCTGCAGTCTGAGTGCCCTGCAGGCTCGTCTGAAGGTGGCAGCCCACCAGGCggaggaggagtcagaggagacgGCCGAGAGCTTCCTGGAGGGCAAGACTGACATCGACGACTTCCTGGCCAACTTCATGGAGAAGAGGACG CTCTGCCACAGCAGAAGGGCCAAAGAGGAGAAGCTGCAACAGTCCATCAACACACACGGACAGTTCCCCAGCAGCCACTGA